The following coding sequences are from one Comamonas koreensis window:
- a CDS encoding TlpA family protein disulfide reductase, translating into MSRKTSTTVLTTLAIAAAIGIGAFVYQGTGQAAAPESRFVLLNGSTQTTADMKGKVTLVNFWATSCTTCVAEMPEIIKTYDKYKDRGYDTMAVAMHYDPPSYVVNFAESRKLPFKVAIDNTGQIAKDWGDIQLTPTTFVVNKQGQVVKRYVGAPNFEELHKLIDKLLAET; encoded by the coding sequence ATGTCCCGAAAAACCTCCACCACCGTCCTCACCACGCTGGCCATCGCTGCGGCGATTGGCATTGGTGCCTTTGTCTACCAGGGCACGGGGCAGGCGGCCGCGCCCGAGAGCCGGTTTGTGCTGCTCAACGGCAGCACGCAGACGACGGCCGACATGAAGGGCAAGGTCACCCTGGTGAACTTCTGGGCCACCAGCTGCACCACCTGCGTGGCGGAAATGCCCGAGATCATCAAGACCTACGACAAGTACAAGGACCGTGGCTACGACACCATGGCAGTGGCCATGCACTACGACCCGCCCAGCTATGTCGTCAACTTTGCAGAGTCGCGCAAGCTGCCTTTCAAGGTCGCGATCGACAACACCGGCCAGATTGCCAAGGACTGGGGCGACATCCAACTCACCCCGACCACCTTTGTCGTGAACAAGCAGGGCCAGGTGGTCAAGCGCTATGTGGGCGCGCCCAATTTTGAGGAGCTGCACAAGCTGATCGACAAGCTGCTCGCAGAGACCTGA
- a CDS encoding GNAT family N-acetyltransferase — MDRPEITFLHPTTPEELAVTREIFREYAQSLDIDLGFQGFEEELAELPGEYGDPRGDLVLALVEGSVAGCCALRPMDDVDYSNACEMKRLYVRKAFRGFGLGRQLVDYTMASAIRLGYDCILLDTLDSMESARALYADFGFEEIPPYYHNPVAGTHYLKADVHP, encoded by the coding sequence GTGGACCGACCTGAGATAACGTTCCTGCACCCCACCACACCGGAAGAGCTCGCCGTGACCCGCGAGATCTTTCGGGAATATGCCCAGTCACTGGATATTGATCTGGGTTTCCAGGGTTTTGAGGAAGAGCTGGCCGAGCTGCCCGGCGAATATGGCGACCCACGCGGCGACCTGGTGCTGGCGCTGGTGGAAGGCTCGGTCGCCGGCTGCTGCGCGCTGCGGCCCATGGACGACGTGGACTACAGCAACGCCTGCGAGATGAAGCGCCTCTATGTGCGCAAGGCCTTCCGGGGCTTTGGCCTGGGCCGCCAGCTGGTGGACTACACCATGGCCAGCGCGATCCGCCTGGGATATGACTGCATCCTGCTCGACACGTTGGACAGCATGGAGTCGGCCCGCGCGCTCTATGCCGATTTTGGCTTTGAAGAGATTCCGCCCTACTACCACAACCCCGTCGCCGGTACGCACTACCTCAAGGCCGACGTCCATCCCTGA
- a CDS encoding peroxiredoxin — MIKVGDSLPSATLSEFVAVEGNGCSLGPNAFDVSKEAAGKTIALFAVPGAFTPTCSAKHLPGYVEKADAFKAAGVDEIWCLSVNDAFVMGAWGKDQHTEGKVRMIGDGDAAFAKATGLTLDLNGKGLGLRSNRYSMLVKDGKVVQLNVEAPGQFTVSDADTILAQAKQA; from the coding sequence ATGATCAAAGTTGGCGATTCGCTTCCCTCTGCAACCCTGAGCGAGTTTGTGGCGGTCGAAGGCAATGGCTGCAGCCTGGGCCCCAATGCCTTTGATGTGAGCAAGGAAGCGGCTGGCAAGACCATCGCTTTGTTTGCGGTGCCCGGCGCTTTCACGCCGACCTGCTCGGCCAAGCACCTGCCTGGCTACGTGGAAAAGGCAGACGCCTTCAAGGCCGCCGGTGTGGATGAAATCTGGTGCCTGTCCGTCAATGACGCCTTTGTGATGGGCGCTTGGGGCAAGGACCAGCACACCGAAGGCAAGGTGCGCATGATTGGTGACGGCGATGCCGCCTTTGCCAAGGCCACCGGCCTGACGCTGGACCTCAACGGCAAGGGCCTGGGCCTGCGCAGCAACCGCTACTCCATGCTGGTCAAGGATGGCAAGGTGGTGCAGCTGAACGTGGAAGCCCCTGGCCAGTTCACGGTCAGCGATGCCGACACCATCCTGGCCCAAGCCAAGCAGGCCTAA
- the rpsQ gene encoding 30S ribosomal protein S17 encodes MTEAKKSLKRTLIGKVVSDKREKTVTVLVERRVKHPIYDKIMIKSSKYHAHDEKGEYNTGDTIEITESRPLSKTKNWVATRLVQKAALV; translated from the coding sequence ATGACGGAAGCTAAAAAATCCCTCAAGCGCACCTTGATTGGCAAGGTGGTCAGCGATAAGCGTGAAAAGACCGTGACCGTTCTGGTAGAACGTCGCGTGAAGCACCCCATCTACGACAAGATCATGATCAAGTCCAGCAAGTACCACGCCCACGACGAAAAGGGCGAGTACAACACCGGCGATACGATCGAGATCACCGAGAGCCGTCCGCTCTCCAAGACCAAGAACTGGGTTGCTACCCGCTTGGTGCAAAAGGCTGCTTTGGTTTAA
- the rpmC gene encoding 50S ribosomal protein L29, with product MTKAAELRQKDVAGLEAEIKSLQKAHFGLRMQKATQQLGNTATIKATRRDVARAKTILAEKQAAK from the coding sequence ATGACGAAAGCTGCTGAACTGCGCCAAAAAGACGTTGCTGGCCTGGAAGCCGAGATCAAGTCCTTGCAAAAGGCTCACTTTGGTCTGCGCATGCAAAAGGCAACGCAACAACTGGGCAACACCGCTACCATCAAGGCTACCCGCCGCGATGTGGCACGTGCCAAGACCATTCTTGCTGAAAAGCAAGCCGCCAAGTAA
- the rplP gene encoding 50S ribosomal protein L16, protein MLQPARRKYRKEQKGRNTGIATRGNTVAFGDFGLKCTDRGRLTARQIEAARRAISRHVKRGGRIWIRVFPDKPISTKPAEVRMGNGKGNPEYYVAEIQPGKMVFEIVGVPEELAREAFRLAAAKLPLRTTFVTRQLGA, encoded by the coding sequence ATGCTGCAACCTGCTCGCCGCAAATACCGCAAGGAGCAAAAGGGTCGCAACACTGGTATCGCAACCCGTGGTAACACGGTAGCGTTCGGTGATTTCGGCCTGAAATGCACGGACCGTGGCCGCCTGACGGCCCGCCAGATCGAGGCTGCACGTCGTGCAATCTCCCGTCACGTCAAGCGTGGCGGCCGTATCTGGATCCGCGTGTTCCCTGACAAGCCAATCTCGACCAAGCCAGCCGAAGTCCGTATGGGTAACGGTAAGGGCAACCCAGAGTACTACGTGGCTGAAATTCAGCCCGGTAAGATGGTGTTCGAAATCGTTGGCGTGCCCGAAGAACTGGCCCGCGAAGCGTTCCGCCTGGCTGCTGCCAAGCTGCCGCTGCGCACCACGTTCGTTACCCGTCAGCTTGGCGCTTAA